Proteins co-encoded in one Pseudarthrobacter chlorophenolicus A6 genomic window:
- a CDS encoding ABC transporter substrate-binding protein, protein MTQPRFFRAARITAAGLAVGAMLLTGCAANTNKANSTDAGSNASALLTIPREDMGTFVQNFNPFAPTVNPMVQQSIYESLLIFNPANGDTVPWLATEWKAADDGKSVTFTLRDGVKWSDGQPLVADDVAYTFELQKKIKGGFEYLDGVTAEGNKVTFNFNKPWSPALYDVGQLTILPKHIWSTLADPEKEANAKPVGTGPYTEVDSFQAQSFVLKKNPNYWQPEKQKIAGIKMLAFAGNDGANLAAANGDVDWAPQYIPNIEKTFVSKDKDHRQYWFPPTGAMINWQLNTTKAPFNDVDVRKALSMAVDRDQVTKIGMSGYAQPADCTGLSGNYETWKSSEVKDNCTWTNHDVQKANELLDKAGYAKGADGKRTLKDGKPFEFKISVGASSSDWLSVANVIAQNLAEVGVTAKVDSPDWAAVVAGYETGTFDSGIVWSANDPSPYKYFNTAMGSATVKPVGTKTFDNYHRFGDAKADALLAQFAAESDESKQKDLANKLQEEYSDAAPLVPLFSGPEWGAFNDTRFTGWPTQDNPYATLSVRAPTTVLVLTSLEPRK, encoded by the coding sequence ATGACACAACCCCGATTCTTCCGGGCTGCCCGGATCACGGCTGCGGGCCTGGCCGTGGGAGCGATGCTGCTGACCGGCTGCGCGGCCAACACCAACAAGGCAAACAGCACCGACGCCGGCTCCAACGCGAGTGCGCTGCTCACCATCCCGCGTGAGGACATGGGCACGTTCGTGCAGAACTTCAACCCCTTCGCCCCCACAGTGAACCCCATGGTCCAGCAGTCCATCTACGAATCGCTGCTGATCTTCAACCCGGCCAACGGGGACACGGTGCCGTGGCTCGCCACCGAGTGGAAAGCCGCGGACGACGGCAAGTCCGTCACGTTCACGCTGCGCGACGGCGTGAAGTGGTCCGACGGGCAGCCGCTGGTGGCAGACGACGTGGCCTACACGTTCGAGCTGCAGAAGAAGATCAAGGGCGGGTTCGAATACCTCGACGGCGTCACCGCCGAAGGCAACAAGGTCACGTTCAACTTCAACAAGCCGTGGTCCCCGGCTCTTTACGACGTCGGCCAGCTCACCATCCTGCCCAAGCACATCTGGTCCACGCTCGCCGACCCCGAAAAGGAAGCGAACGCCAAGCCCGTGGGAACCGGTCCCTACACCGAGGTGGACAGCTTCCAGGCGCAGTCCTTCGTGCTGAAGAAGAACCCCAACTACTGGCAGCCGGAGAAGCAGAAGATCGCCGGCATCAAGATGCTCGCCTTCGCCGGCAACGACGGCGCCAACCTCGCAGCGGCCAACGGGGATGTGGACTGGGCACCGCAGTACATCCCGAACATTGAAAAGACGTTCGTCTCCAAGGACAAGGACCACCGCCAGTACTGGTTCCCGCCCACGGGCGCCATGATCAACTGGCAGCTCAACACCACCAAGGCGCCGTTCAATGATGTTGACGTCCGCAAGGCACTGAGCATGGCCGTGGACCGGGACCAGGTCACCAAGATCGGCATGAGCGGCTACGCCCAGCCCGCCGACTGCACGGGCCTGTCCGGTAACTACGAGACGTGGAAGAGCAGCGAGGTTAAGGACAACTGCACCTGGACCAACCACGACGTGCAGAAAGCCAACGAGCTGCTGGACAAGGCCGGCTACGCCAAGGGCGCGGACGGCAAGCGCACGCTCAAGGACGGCAAGCCGTTCGAGTTCAAGATCTCCGTGGGAGCCTCCTCCTCCGACTGGCTGTCCGTAGCCAACGTGATCGCCCAGAACCTTGCAGAGGTGGGGGTGACCGCCAAGGTGGATTCCCCTGACTGGGCCGCCGTGGTGGCCGGCTACGAAACGGGCACCTTCGATTCCGGCATCGTCTGGAGCGCCAACGATCCCAGCCCGTACAAGTACTTCAACACCGCCATGGGCTCGGCAACCGTGAAGCCGGTGGGCACCAAGACGTTCGACAACTACCACCGCTTCGGCGACGCGAAGGCCGACGCCCTGTTGGCCCAGTTCGCCGCGGAATCCGACGAGTCCAAGCAGAAGGACCTCGCCAACAAGCTCCAGGAAGAGTACAGCGACGCCGCGCCGCTGGTGCCGCTCTTTTCCGGCCCGGAGTGGGGCGCCTTCAACGACACCCGCTTCACCGGCTGGCCCACCCAGGACAACCCCTACGCCACCCTCTCGGTCCGCGCACCCACCACGGTGCTGGTGCTGACCTCGCTGGAACCGCGCAAGTAA
- a CDS encoding LacI family DNA-binding transcriptional regulator yields the protein MAKSTTPQQSAAVRQRGVTMNDVAKHAGVSRTAVSFVLSNRENASISEETRTRINEAVQELGYRPNAGARALASQRSGWYGIVTEIVTAPFAVDIIKGAQDQAWLDRRFLLIAPSDQADAVGPNQGLEDAATEKLLEQRVEGLLYAATFHRGVHVPESANEVPTVLINCFDADGKLPSIVPDERAGGRVAVERLLKAGHTRIGVINLDPVIPAAVGRLEGAREALATAGLDLDPELVVSGYATADGGYEAAGRILDRYQGERRPTALFCLNDRMAMGAYDAIKERGLTIPGDIAVIGFDNQELIAAYLRPKLTTVALPFEKMGALGVQTLAALTAGQPIIADQQLVDCPLLERSSV from the coding sequence ATGGCGAAAAGCACCACACCCCAGCAGTCCGCCGCCGTGCGGCAGCGGGGCGTCACCATGAATGACGTCGCCAAGCACGCCGGCGTTTCCCGGACAGCCGTTTCGTTCGTCCTGAGCAACCGCGAAAACGCCAGCATTTCCGAGGAAACCCGCACCCGGATCAACGAGGCCGTCCAGGAACTGGGTTACCGGCCCAACGCCGGCGCCCGTGCACTGGCATCCCAGCGCAGCGGCTGGTACGGCATTGTCACCGAGATCGTCACGGCCCCGTTCGCCGTCGACATCATCAAAGGTGCCCAGGACCAGGCCTGGCTTGACCGCCGGTTCCTGCTCATCGCGCCCTCCGACCAGGCCGATGCCGTAGGACCCAACCAGGGCCTGGAAGATGCTGCGACGGAAAAGCTTCTGGAACAGCGCGTGGAAGGACTTCTGTACGCAGCCACCTTCCACCGGGGCGTCCACGTTCCGGAGAGCGCCAATGAAGTACCCACTGTCCTGATCAACTGCTTCGACGCTGACGGAAAGCTGCCCTCGATCGTCCCTGACGAGCGTGCGGGTGGCCGGGTGGCCGTCGAACGGTTGCTCAAGGCCGGCCACACCCGGATAGGAGTTATCAACCTTGACCCGGTGATCCCTGCAGCAGTGGGGCGGTTGGAAGGTGCGCGCGAAGCACTGGCCACCGCCGGACTGGACCTGGATCCGGAACTGGTGGTGTCCGGATACGCGACGGCCGACGGCGGCTACGAGGCCGCCGGCCGGATCCTGGACAGGTACCAGGGGGAGCGCAGGCCAACGGCACTGTTCTGCCTCAACGACCGCATGGCGATGGGCGCCTATGACGCCATCAAGGAACGGGGCCTGACCATCCCCGGAGACATCGCCGTGATCGGCTTCGACAACCAGGAACTGATTGCGGCCTACCTGCGGCCCAAACTGACCACCGTTGCGTTGCCGTTCGAAAAAATGGGAGCCCTGGGAGTCCAGACGCTCGCCGCCCTTACAGCAGGACAGCCGATCATTGCCGACCAGCAACTGGTCGACTGTCCGCTGCTAGAACGCTCTTCGGTCTGA
- a CDS encoding alpha/beta fold hydrolase — translation MTVPLRSSAVEARGLSGRIFWADGTPPPSPGAVPANGGPAYILIHGIGASHRYLRRLHHLLAATAPTYSMDLPGFGGTPRPARQLPVEDYGAFIAETLESSGIESYILVGHSMGVQFSIEAARHAPDRVRQLVLMGPVVDERHRTVTRQGVALLLDALLRESAASNWTVMSDYFRCGPRWYFTEVPVMMDYPTEKCVAGIDIPVLVLRGGQDQVAGPEWSRRLSAAAPHGHFVEIPGAGHVVQHLRSRQVAEAISTFVDSTAGQARH, via the coding sequence ATGACGGTCCCCCTGCGGTCCTCGGCAGTTGAAGCACGCGGCCTGTCCGGCCGGATCTTCTGGGCGGACGGCACGCCGCCGCCCTCGCCCGGCGCAGTGCCGGCCAACGGAGGGCCGGCATATATCCTGATCCACGGAATCGGCGCTTCGCACCGCTACCTTCGGCGGTTGCACCATCTGCTGGCCGCCACCGCGCCCACGTATTCCATGGATCTGCCCGGGTTCGGCGGAACGCCCCGGCCCGCGCGGCAGCTGCCCGTGGAGGACTACGGCGCCTTCATTGCCGAAACCCTCGAATCCAGCGGCATCGAATCCTACATCCTGGTGGGCCATTCAATGGGCGTTCAGTTCAGCATTGAGGCGGCCCGTCACGCGCCGGACCGGGTGCGGCAGCTGGTGCTGATGGGCCCCGTGGTCGACGAACGCCACAGGACTGTCACACGCCAGGGTGTCGCCCTGCTGCTGGATGCGCTCCTGCGCGAATCGGCGGCGTCCAACTGGACAGTTATGTCTGACTACTTCCGCTGCGGCCCGCGCTGGTACTTCACCGAAGTTCCGGTGATGATGGACTACCCCACCGAGAAGTGCGTGGCCGGCATCGACATTCCCGTCCTGGTGCTGCGCGGCGGGCAGGACCAGGTTGCCGGCCCTGAATGGTCACGCCGGTTGTCTGCTGCGGCGCCGCATGGGCACTTCGTGGAAATCCCGGGAGCGGGCCATGTGGTCCAGCACCTCCGGTCCCGGCAGGTGGCCGAGGCGATCAGCACCTTCGTAGACTCGACGGCCGGGCAGGCACGGCACTAG
- a CDS encoding PucR family transcriptional regulator, giving the protein MQQQGVEQLVEQVAQKLGRGLSLEDLDGLLLAYSSNQSHADRVRVNFLLSKKVPADVSAWQLSQGIATAVRPVVVPANPDLGMLGRVCVPLMVRGFRVGYLWVQQDSAEESPTAILTQLPAVNHELELLSGLLLDSNTAESEFRRSREREFLSACAGEPNAVAAVAGWKEVQGRGPWQMVTVLDADGWASGPDPIASTLIHRSTALQATVGVDAALFSAGTETHSVVLFRELSGRANHAQVLVHYQLELAKRSGRPVHRIILGISEGFTRTRQLGEAYRQSKLAAQAAAVDPQLGELVDCRSTGVYQLLASAGGGVGAWADSGSVYFRMLEDHDRNSELIPVLELLYDNDGSVQDVATKLHLHRSSIYNRLGRIRQLLGVDPLKGLPRLELHAALKMRRWAARPRI; this is encoded by the coding sequence ATGCAGCAGCAGGGTGTGGAACAGCTCGTGGAGCAGGTGGCGCAGAAGCTGGGCCGGGGCCTTTCGCTGGAGGACCTGGACGGCCTGCTCCTCGCCTACAGCTCCAACCAGTCCCATGCGGACCGGGTGCGCGTGAACTTCCTGCTCAGCAAGAAGGTGCCGGCGGACGTGAGCGCCTGGCAACTCTCGCAGGGCATCGCCACTGCCGTTCGGCCCGTGGTGGTGCCCGCCAATCCGGACCTGGGCATGCTGGGCCGCGTCTGTGTCCCGCTGATGGTGCGCGGCTTCCGCGTCGGCTACCTGTGGGTGCAGCAGGACTCGGCGGAGGAGAGCCCGACGGCGATCCTCACCCAGCTGCCGGCGGTCAATCATGAGCTGGAGCTACTGTCCGGGCTCCTGCTGGACTCCAATACTGCCGAGTCCGAGTTCCGGCGGAGCCGTGAACGCGAGTTCCTGTCCGCCTGCGCCGGCGAACCGAACGCCGTGGCCGCAGTTGCCGGCTGGAAGGAAGTCCAGGGCCGCGGACCGTGGCAGATGGTCACCGTGCTGGATGCCGACGGCTGGGCCAGCGGCCCGGACCCCATCGCCTCCACCCTGATCCACCGGTCCACCGCGCTGCAGGCCACCGTGGGCGTGGATGCGGCCCTGTTCAGTGCCGGCACGGAGACCCATTCGGTGGTGCTGTTCCGCGAGCTGTCCGGCCGGGCCAACCATGCGCAGGTGCTGGTGCACTACCAGTTGGAGCTGGCCAAGCGGTCCGGCCGGCCGGTGCACCGCATCATCCTTGGCATCAGCGAAGGGTTCACCCGCACCCGCCAGCTGGGCGAGGCGTACCGGCAGTCGAAGCTCGCAGCCCAGGCGGCGGCCGTGGACCCCCAACTGGGTGAACTGGTGGACTGCCGGTCCACCGGCGTATACCAGCTGCTGGCTTCCGCAGGGGGCGGGGTGGGGGCCTGGGCCGATTCGGGGTCCGTGTACTTCCGGATGCTCGAAGACCATGACCGGAACAGCGAACTTATTCCGGTGCTGGAACTCCTCTACGACAACGACGGTTCCGTCCAGGACGTGGCCACGAAGCTCCACCTGCACCGGAGCAGCATCTACAACCGGCTGGGCAGGATCCGCCAACTGCTGGGCGTGGACCCGCTGAAGGGGCTGCCCCGGTTGGAGCTGCACGCGGCCCTGAAGATGCGCCGGTGGGCTGCGCGGCCGAGGATCTAG
- the ald gene encoding alanine dehydrogenase: MIIGVPKEIKNNEFRVAITAAGVHEFRTHGHSVLVERGAGLGSGITDEEYAIAGAEIVTEADDVWSRADMVMKVKEPVKAEYHRFRKGLILFTYLHLAAEPELTQELINSGVTAIAYETVQEGRTLPLLAPMSEVAGRLSVQVGASSLMAPAGGKGVLLGGVPGVRPAKVVVLGAGVAGTNAAAMALGLGADVTILDININRLRELDAQYQGRLKTVASNAYEIEKSVVDADLVIGSVLIPGAKAPKLVTNDLVARMKPGSVLVDIAVDQGGCFEDTHPTTHQEPTYKVHNTIFYCVANMPGAVPNTSTYALTNVTLRYAVSLANLGVKAAFDRDPALAAGLNIAAGHVAHHSVSEAHNLPLVSDWHELVSA; the protein is encoded by the coding sequence ATGATCATCGGTGTCCCGAAAGAAATCAAGAACAACGAGTTCCGCGTCGCCATCACCGCCGCCGGCGTGCACGAATTCCGCACCCACGGCCACTCGGTGCTGGTGGAGCGCGGCGCGGGCCTGGGTTCCGGTATCACCGATGAGGAATACGCCATCGCCGGCGCCGAGATCGTCACCGAAGCCGATGACGTCTGGTCCCGCGCGGACATGGTCATGAAGGTCAAGGAGCCCGTCAAGGCTGAGTACCACCGGTTCCGCAAGGGCCTGATCCTCTTCACGTACCTGCACCTGGCCGCCGAGCCCGAGCTGACCCAGGAGCTGATCAACTCCGGCGTCACCGCCATTGCCTACGAGACCGTCCAGGAGGGCCGCACCCTCCCGCTGCTCGCCCCCATGTCCGAGGTGGCCGGCCGGCTGTCCGTCCAGGTGGGCGCCTCCTCCCTGATGGCTCCCGCCGGCGGCAAGGGCGTCCTGCTGGGCGGCGTTCCCGGCGTCCGTCCCGCCAAGGTTGTTGTCCTCGGCGCAGGTGTGGCCGGCACCAACGCCGCCGCCATGGCCCTGGGCCTGGGTGCCGATGTCACTATCCTGGACATCAACATCAACCGCCTCCGCGAACTGGACGCCCAGTACCAGGGCCGGCTGAAGACCGTGGCCTCCAACGCCTACGAGATCGAAAAGTCCGTAGTGGATGCCGACCTGGTGATCGGTTCCGTCCTGATCCCCGGCGCCAAGGCCCCCAAGCTGGTCACGAACGACCTCGTTGCCCGCATGAAGCCCGGCTCGGTCCTGGTGGACATTGCCGTGGACCAGGGCGGCTGCTTCGAGGACACCCACCCCACCACGCACCAGGAACCCACGTACAAGGTGCACAACACCATCTTCTACTGCGTGGCCAACATGCCCGGCGCCGTACCGAACACCTCCACGTACGCCCTGACCAACGTCACCCTGCGCTACGCCGTGTCCCTCGCGAACCTGGGCGTCAAGGCAGCCTTTGACCGCGATCCCGCCCTCGCTGCCGGCCTCAACATCGCCGCTGGCCACGTGGCTCACCACTCCGTGTCCGAGGCACACAACCTGCCCCTGGTTTCCGACTGGCACGAGCTCGTCTCGGCCTAA
- a CDS encoding Gfo/Idh/MocA family protein, with product MSGTEAEPRTIRTAVVGFGLSGSVFHAPLLDADNRYSLDVVATSNADRQEAAKGRYPGVKTVRDGEAVLELSDALDLVVLGTPPATHYPLAKAALEAGLDVVVDKPFAISSEEGQELTGLARKLGRVLTVFHNRRWDGDFLTLRKLLAAEAVGEVTRFESRFERWSPNIAKAWKARATAAEGGGALFDLGSHLIDQALQLFGPADVAHAELQARRSDERADDDVFLVLRHHSGVASHLSMNMLCAQQAPRFRVLGSVGGFTKHGVDPQEPYIVAGGSPLDQEYGVEAPEWAGLLGRDGHLDRLPTERGNYPGFYRLLADKILDGGAESSLPLPVDPEDAVEVLKIIEKARELA from the coding sequence ATGAGCGGAACTGAAGCTGAGCCACGCACCATCCGTACCGCCGTCGTAGGCTTTGGACTCTCCGGCAGCGTCTTCCACGCGCCCCTGCTGGACGCGGACAACAGGTATTCGCTGGACGTCGTTGCCACCTCAAACGCCGACCGCCAGGAGGCGGCGAAAGGCCGCTACCCGGGGGTCAAGACGGTCCGCGACGGCGAGGCGGTCCTGGAGCTGTCTGACGCCCTGGACCTGGTGGTGCTGGGAACCCCGCCGGCCACGCATTACCCGCTGGCCAAAGCGGCGCTGGAAGCCGGGCTGGACGTGGTGGTGGACAAACCGTTCGCCATCTCCAGTGAAGAAGGGCAGGAGTTGACCGGGCTGGCCCGCAAGCTCGGGAGGGTCCTCACCGTCTTCCACAACCGGCGCTGGGACGGCGACTTCCTGACCCTGCGGAAGCTGCTCGCCGCTGAGGCTGTGGGCGAAGTGACTCGGTTCGAATCACGTTTCGAGCGGTGGTCGCCCAACATCGCGAAGGCCTGGAAGGCGCGGGCCACGGCTGCCGAAGGCGGGGGTGCGCTGTTTGATCTCGGCAGCCATCTGATCGACCAGGCACTGCAGCTCTTCGGCCCTGCTGACGTAGCCCACGCCGAGCTGCAGGCCCGCCGCTCCGACGAGCGGGCCGATGACGACGTCTTCCTGGTGCTCCGCCACCACTCGGGGGTGGCCAGCCACCTCAGCATGAACATGCTCTGCGCGCAGCAGGCCCCGCGGTTCCGTGTGCTGGGGTCGGTGGGAGGCTTCACCAAGCACGGCGTGGACCCGCAGGAGCCGTACATTGTGGCCGGCGGCAGCCCCCTGGACCAGGAGTACGGCGTGGAGGCACCCGAGTGGGCGGGCCTCCTGGGGCGCGACGGCCACCTGGACCGGCTTCCCACCGAACGCGGCAACTACCCCGGGTTCTACCGCCTCCTGGCAGACAAGATCCTCGACGGCGGAGCGGAGTCATCCCTGCCCCTCCCGGTTGATCCCGAGGACGCGGTGGAGGTCCTCAAGATCATAGAAAAAGCGCGGGAACTGGCTTAA
- a CDS encoding ABC transporter family substrate-binding protein, giving the protein MRNLNRIGGAAAIAAALALTACGSGGSTGPETAKGQEAGSDLSKLISINEKPAADLEQGGKVTLPLGNIGPDFNGFSNNGNSADNSALQVPINPVAMNSGGMGGCWKVDFTGKVTPNTDFCESVESEVTDGKQTITIKVNDKATYNDGTPIDVKAFQNTWNILKSPDNGYDIVSSGAYQFVESVEAGSSDKEVIVKTTQPVYPIDSLFFGLIHPAVNSPEIFNEGFNGNMHAEWMAGPFKLDQYDSAAKTVTLVPNEKWWGKKPVLANVTFRQLESSAQIAAFKNGEIDAVSANTITPYKQLEGTKDADIRRGQRLFAGGMNINAQKVTDVAIREAIFAAVDREALRKVRFNGLNWEEPSSGSMMLLPFSEYYQDNYPVKETGPDAAKKVLTDAGYTANANGIMEKDGKPAAFKISNFGDDPTTLAFTQTLQKQLQAGGMDVGIDQRASADFGKVIGGRDFDMSVSGYTVGPDATDAVKQYYDSKTNENQLGDAELDKKIADLASIEDNAERNKAAMEVEKEHMAKYFSMGVVMNGPQISFVRTGLANYGPSLFQSLSQVPDWTTLGWEKK; this is encoded by the coding sequence ATGAGGAATCTGAACAGGATCGGCGGAGCTGCAGCCATTGCTGCGGCTCTGGCGCTGACGGCCTGCGGCAGTGGCGGCTCCACGGGGCCGGAGACAGCCAAGGGGCAGGAGGCAGGCAGCGACCTGTCCAAGCTGATCAGCATCAACGAGAAGCCGGCAGCAGATCTTGAGCAGGGCGGCAAGGTCACCCTTCCGCTGGGCAACATCGGCCCGGACTTCAACGGCTTCTCCAACAACGGCAACAGCGCGGACAACTCCGCCCTGCAGGTCCCCATCAACCCGGTTGCCATGAACAGCGGCGGCATGGGTGGCTGCTGGAAGGTCGACTTCACCGGAAAGGTCACGCCCAACACGGACTTCTGCGAGTCCGTGGAGAGCGAGGTCACGGACGGCAAGCAGACCATCACCATCAAGGTCAATGACAAGGCCACCTACAACGACGGCACACCCATCGACGTGAAGGCGTTCCAGAACACCTGGAACATCCTCAAGAGCCCGGACAACGGCTACGACATCGTCAGCTCCGGCGCCTACCAGTTCGTCGAGTCGGTAGAGGCCGGCAGCAGCGACAAGGAAGTCATCGTCAAGACCACACAGCCGGTCTACCCCATTGACTCGCTCTTCTTCGGCCTGATCCACCCGGCCGTGAACAGCCCGGAGATCTTCAACGAAGGCTTCAACGGCAACATGCACGCCGAGTGGATGGCCGGCCCGTTCAAGCTTGACCAGTACGACTCCGCTGCCAAGACGGTGACTCTTGTTCCCAACGAAAAGTGGTGGGGCAAGAAGCCGGTACTGGCCAACGTCACCTTCCGCCAGCTGGAGAGCAGCGCCCAGATCGCCGCCTTCAAGAACGGTGAAATCGACGCCGTTTCGGCCAACACCATCACTCCGTACAAGCAGCTGGAAGGCACCAAGGACGCAGATATCCGCCGTGGCCAGCGCCTGTTCGCCGGCGGCATGAACATCAATGCCCAGAAGGTCACCGACGTCGCCATTCGCGAAGCCATCTTCGCCGCCGTGGATCGCGAAGCCCTCCGCAAGGTCCGCTTCAACGGCCTGAACTGGGAAGAGCCCAGCTCCGGCTCCATGATGCTCCTGCCGTTCTCCGAGTACTACCAGGACAACTACCCCGTGAAGGAAACAGGTCCGGACGCTGCCAAGAAGGTCCTGACGGATGCCGGCTACACGGCCAACGCCAACGGCATCATGGAGAAGGACGGCAAGCCTGCCGCCTTCAAGATCAGCAACTTCGGTGACGATCCCACCACCCTGGCCTTCACACAGACCCTGCAGAAGCAGCTGCAGGCCGGCGGCATGGACGTCGGAATCGACCAGCGTGCTTCCGCCGACTTCGGCAAGGTCATCGGCGGCCGCGACTTCGACATGAGCGTTTCGGGCTATACCGTAGGCCCGGACGCCACCGACGCGGTGAAGCAGTACTACGATTCCAAGACCAACGAGAACCAGCTGGGCGACGCCGAGCTGGACAAGAAGATCGCCGACCTCGCCTCCATCGAGGACAACGCCGAGCGCAACAAGGCGGCCATGGAGGTCGAAAAGGAGCACATGGCGAAGTACTTCTCCATGGGCGTGGTCATGAACGGCCCGCAGATCTCCTTCGTCCGCACGGGCCTCGCCAACTACGGCCCGTCGCTGTTCCAGAGCCTGTCCCAGGTTCCGGACTGGACCACCCTGGGCTGGGAAAAGAAGTAA